The DNA window GATGTTTCTTTGTCTTGCTGTGACAAGGTACTCACCACATCCTGGTTCTGTCATCACAACACGCCACATTCACACAGTTGAACCTATTTCCTGTAcatctctctgacacacacacaccttttctctacacactctctcacacacacattctctctctctacacacactttCTCCATTTTACACTCTCTACGTACACACTTCCTGTCTGATAAATAACTGTGTCAGGAATATCATCTATCATGGTGGGCTACTGTCCCATCTGTGGGAAACCCGTCTACTTTGGtgagtgcagcgtgtgtgtgtgtgtgtgtgtgtgtgtgtgtgtgtttgcagtgtcATACAGTGGGTCAGAGATGACAGATTGTTAGGACAGGTTTTTGAGAGGCATCGTTCGCTCGCAAATCTTTTCTAGACTCAATCGTTATACCTTtgctatattgtgtgtgtgtgtgtgtatgtctctgtgtgtgtgtgtgtgtgtgtgtgtgtgtgtgtatgtctccgtgtgtgtgtgtgtgtgtgtgtatgtgtgtgtatgtgtgtgtatgtctccatgtgtgtgtgtgtgtgtgtgtgtgtgtgtgtgtgtgtgtgtgtgtgtgtgtgggtgtatgtctccgtgtgtgtgtgtgtgtgtgtgtgtatatgtctccgtgtgtgtgtgtgtgtgtgtgtgtatgtctccatgtgtgtgtgtgtgtgtgtgtgtgtgtgtgtgtgtgtgtgtgtgcgtgtatgtctccgtgtgtgtgtgtgtatatgtctccgtgtatgtgtgtgtgtgtgtgtgtgtgtgtgtgtgtgtatatgtctccgtgtgtgtgtgtgtgtgtgtgtgtgtgtgtgtgtgtgtgtgtgtgtgtgtgtgtgtctccatgctCTGAACAGTCTGTcatgactcacacacagacaacaggAAGTGTCTTCTCTGAGGAAGCAGACTGTTCTGTAACACACCAGCTACTCTCCAATACTCTAACCTGGTGTCCTTTCCTTTCTAACCAGCCTTCTTTTCATCCTGGGATAAGTTCCAACACCCTAAACTGGGCTCTTTTCCTTCAGAGGCTGGGTTCCAATAGTCTAACCTGGCTTCCTTTTCTTCAGAGGCTGGGTTCCTATAGTCTAACCTGGCTTCCTTTCCTTCAGAGGCTGGGTTCCTATAGTCTAACCTAGTGTCCTTTTCTTCAGAGGCTGGGTTCCTATAGTCTAACCTGGCTTCCTTTTCTTCAGAGGCTGGGTTCCTATAGTCTAACCTGGCTTCCTTTCCTTCAGAGGGTGGGTTCCTATAGTCTAACCTAGTGTCCTTTTCTTCAGAGGCTGGGTTCCTATAGTCTAACCTGGCTTCCTTTTCTTCAGAGGCTGGGTTCCTATAGTCTAACCTGGCTTCCTTTCCTTCAGAGGCTGGGTTCCTATAGTCTAACCTGGCTTCCTTTCCTTCAGAGGCTGGGTTCCTATAGTCTAACCTGGCTTCCTTTCCTTCAGAGGCTGGGTTCCTATAGTCTAACCTGGCTTCCTTTCCTTCAGAGGCTGGGTTCCTATAGTCTAACCTGGCTTCCTTTCCTTCAGAGGCTGGGTTCCTATAGTCTAACCTGGCTTCCTTTCCTTCAGAGGCTGGGTTCCTATAGTTTAACCTGGCTTCCTTTCCTTCAGAGGCTGGGTTCCTATAGTCTAACGTGGCTTCCTTTCCTTCAGAGGCTGGGTTCCTATAGTCTAACCTGGCTTCCTTTCCTTTGTTGTCTGGGTTCCTATAGTCTAACCTGGCTTCCTTTCCTTCAGAGGCTGGGTTCCTATAGTCTAACGTGGCTTCCTTTCCTTCAGAGGCTGGGTTCCTATAATCTAACCTGGCTTCCTTTCACCTGGGCTCCTTTCCTATGTCCTCAATTGACATGAGACAGCAGACTGGTCTCTCACACTTCGGCTTTGTTCAAATACCAACTTGCCTTCCTTTCCTTTAGGGACTTGCATTATTTGCATATATCCGGTACAGGAACTAGGGTTGCAAATGAAAGGTATATTATTGGAAAATGTCTATGTTTACCAggaaactaccagaattttggtaacatttacattttagggggAATTTGATCAAATTACATCTGGTGGTCTTTTTGTGCTTAAGATTATCACATgagtctgtaattatctctggtcctctgtgtggccttatcacatgagtctgtaattatctctggtcctctgtgtggccttatcacatgagtctgtaattatctctggtcctctgtgtggccttatcacatgagtctgtaattatctctggtcctctgtgtggTCTTATCACATgagtctgtaattatctctggtcctctgtgtggccttatcacatgagtctgtaattatctctggtcctctgtgtggTCTTATCACATgagtctgtaattatctctggtcctctgtgtggTCTTATCACATgagtctgtaattatctctggtcctctgtgtggTCTTATCACATGTGAAATATACAATAATTAAATaagattgtttaaaaaaaaatatatattacaatCATTAACCTTAATATAACCCATAAACTCAGTAAAtatcattggtgtttaatatgagggtctCAGCATGAAATATTCTTTATATGTTTTTacacttgtatttattttactgtcagaatgtctttgttgtaaatgtGTTGGAGCCAAACTGATGTCAGTTGTTAAATAAGTGAATAGTTGGAGTTAATAAAAATAATGCtgttgttgattagatgcttttttcattaattatcTATTGGACAATATAGACACAGACACAATATATAGGAATacatttttactcaagtataaatTCCCAAAGTTACCATAGAAGATTCCAGTAATTTTGGTAAATTACTGGTAGCTTAGCAACTCTAACAGGAACCTAActggtaaatcaaatcaaatcaaatgtatttgtatagccttcttacatcagctgatatctcaaagcgctgtacagaaacccagcctaaaacctcaaacaggtgtagaagcacggtggctaactCTCAAGTCACAGTGCAGAtcttgggactgaacacctccctctccaactggatcctggactttctgacgggccacccccaggtggtaagggtaggtaacaacacatccgccatgctgatcctcaaaacgggggcccctcaggggatcgtgctcagacccctcctgtactccctgttcactcatgactgtcgAGCCAGGCAcgaatccaacaccatcatcaagtttgccgatgacacaacagtggtaggcctgatcaccgtcaacgatgagacagcctatagggaggaggtcagagacttgtggtgccaggacaacaacctctccctcaacgcgatcaagacaaaggagatgattgtggactacaggaaaaggaggaccgagcacgcccctattctcatcgacggggctgtagtggagcaggttgagagcatcaagttccttggtgtcgaagccaccaacaaactaacatggtccaagcacaccaagacagtcgtgaagagtgcatgacaacgcctattccccctcaggagactgaaaagatttggcatgggtcctcagatcctcaaaagcttttacagctgcaccatcgagagcaaggcactacagagggtagtgcgtacggcccagtacatcaccggggccaagcttcctgccatccaggacctctataccaggcggagtcagaggaaggccctacaaattgtgaAAGAcaccagtcaccctagtcatagactgttctctcttctaccgcacggcaagtggtaccggatcaccaagtctaggaccaaaaggctccttatcagcttctacccccaaaccatcagactcctgaacatctaatcaaatgaccACCAGAcctctcttttacactgctgctactctctgtttactatctatgcatagtcactttaactctccctacatattacctcaattacctccactaaccggtgccacctcacattgactctgtaacggtaccccaatatagcctccacattgttattttactgctgctgtttaattatttagaacttaaacatatattttttaatttaaaacatttttttctcaAAACTTCTTAAAGCtatgttggttaagagcttgtaagtaagtatttcactgtaagatctacacctgttgtattcagtatttcactgtaaggtctactacacctgttgtattcagcatttcactgtaaggtctactacacctgttgtattctgattttcactgtaaggtctactacacctgttgtattcagcgcatgtgacaaatacaatttgatttgattcaattttttatttaacccctGGTATCCTCCAACCCCATCGGTCCATGCCAGATatttgacctctaacccctggtaTCCTCTAACCAGATTGGTCCATGACAGACATTTGACCTCTAACCCTTGCTATCCTCTCTCCCCATTGGTCCAGGTGAGAAGAAGAGGTCATTGGGGCGGGACTACCACCCTCTGTGTCTGAAGTGTCAACAGTGTCAGAGACAGTTGACCCCGGGACAACATGctgaggtatggagagagagggagggagggaagaggaggagggagagaagggggatcCCAGGACAACATGctgaggtatggagagagagggagggagggaagaggaggagggagagaagggggacccCAGGACAACATGctgaggtatggagagagagagagggagggagggagggaagaggagggagagaagggggacccCAGGACAACATGctgaggtatggagagagagggagggagggaagaggaggagggagagaagggggacccCAGGACAACATGctgaggtatggagagagagggagggagggaagaggaggagggagagaagggggacccCAGGACAACATGctgaggtatggagagagagggagggagggaagaggaggagggagagaagggggacccCAGGACAACATGctgaggtatggagagagagggagggagggaagaggaggagggagagaagggggacccCAAGACAACATGctgaggtatggagagagagggagggagggaagaggaggagggagagaagggggacccCAGGACAACATGctgaggtatggagagagagggagggagggaagaggaggagagagggaagggggagggaggggagtatAGCGTAGGGGGGAGacgtaggagggagaggggagagagggaagggggagagagagtgagtcagggagagaaggggaggggagagagggaagggaagggggagtgaggggggagagatggagaagtggAGGGAAAGATAGTGTCAACAGTGTCAGAGACAGCTGACCCCAGGACAACATGCTGAGGTACGAAGACATGGAGGGGTAGTgtggggagggagtgagggaggtggggtgcagaaggtctgtctgtctgtctgtccgtctatctacatgtatgtgtgtatctATGTATCTCATGAACTAAGATGTTTTCTGTGCTTTGTGTTTCAGCATGATGAGAAACCCTACTGCACTAACTGTTACATGAAGATGTTTGGTACCAGAGGTAGATACTGCTTGGTGATGTACTTTAGctggtgtgcgtcccaaatggcagcctattccctacattgtacACTACTTTGGCCAGagacttggtcaaaagtagtacactaaatagggaacagTGTGTGTCTTAGGATGCTATGTACAGCAAATATttcatacatctctctctctctctctctgtctctctctctctctctctctctgtctctctctctctctctctctctctctctctctctctctctctctctctctcagcaggtaACAGGAGACTGATGTCAAACTGTCACAgctcagcctcctcttcctcttcctcctcctaggAACCAGTCTAACCAAAAACCACCAAAATACAACCTAATGAGAACTAACAGGCTATCAACAAGGATCTATGTTCAACAAACCTGACATTCAGCCATCAAGCCAATGACCAACCAACGAGACCCAACATTCAGCCAACCAACATTTGACCAACCAAGAAATACTCTGAAAGTCTTCCTCTTTCAGTCAGTCATAAAACAACTACCTTGACCACAACATTGTGTTCAATGGAGACAACGGCTGTTCTTCAATAAAACAGAAGCTTCTACAGTCGTCTGGTTGAAGTGTGTTAAACACAGAGTCTCTTTAGGCATCAACACACATCCTACACTACACATGTACTggagtacacagacacacatcctaCACTACACATGTACTggagtacacagacacacatcctaCACTACACATGTACTggagtacacagacacacatcctaCACTACACATGTACTGGAGTACAGACACACATCCTTCACTACACATGTACTggagtacacagacacacatcctaCACTACACATGTACTggagtacacagacacacatcctaCACTACACATGTACTGGAGTACACAGATACACATCCTACACTACACATGTACTGGAGTGGACACTACCTAGTCAGATCATGTTTTAATACCACTAGagttctgaacacacacacacacacacacacacacgcacacgcacacacacacacacacacacgcacacgcacacacacacacttggcaatgagggtttcagcatgatattcttactgtatgttgtagtctgtccaagaggagaatcacacaagaatgatctcagttaattcatactgtatgttgtagtctgtctaagaggggaatcacacaagactgatctcagttaattcatactgtatgttgtagtctgtctaagaggggaatcacacaagactgatctcagttaattcatactgtatgttgtagtctgtccaagaggagaatcacacaagactgatctcagttaattcatactgtatgttgtagtctgtccaagaggagaatcacacaagactgatctcagttaattcatactgtatgttgtagtctgtccaagaggagaatcaca is part of the Salmo trutta unplaced genomic scaffold, fSalTru1.1, whole genome shotgun sequence genome and encodes:
- the LOC115187304 gene encoding cysteine-rich protein 2 isoform X3 codes for the protein MVGYCPICGKPVYFGEKKRSLGRDYHPLCLKCQQCQRQLTPGQHAEHDEKPYCTNCYMKMFGTRGTSLTKNHQNTT
- the LOC115187304 gene encoding cysteine-rich protein 1 isoform X2, translating into MVGYCPICGKPVYFGEKKRSLGRDYHPLCLKCQQCQRQLTPGQHAEHDEKPYCTNCYMKMFGTRGNRRLMSNCHSSASSSSSSS
- the LOC115187304 gene encoding cysteine-rich protein 2 isoform X1, producing MVGYCPICGKPVYFGEKKRSLGRDYHPLCLKCQQCQRQLTPGQHAEHDEKPYCTNCYMKMFGTRAGNRRLMSNCHSSASSSSSSS